One window of the Rhinoraja longicauda isolate Sanriku21f chromosome 2, sRhiLon1.1, whole genome shotgun sequence genome contains the following:
- the LOC144608476 gene encoding uncharacterized protein LOC144608476 produces the protein MDKPAKKKRLCSYNEQWEAKKTWVQPVGGDSTKAFCTLCRREFSIGHGGESDLTQHASTAVHKKATLAEGASKVAKLVRKSTAENDKIAASEASYVYHTVKHGLSYNSTECLAKLNCALFSDSNVMKKMHLGRTKAKMITMNVLGPNTVRDIMDNLLPTEEGEPAYFSVASATDAPNKGDRKMLPVCVRYFSVSDGVQCKLLDFYEDSDETADGIHRALMSCLEKYKLDIRQVTAYAAGNANVNTGKHHSVYHLLSSANNRILKANCPAHIVHNACKHASDQLSVDIETIVLKVYSHFSISASRREELRSFFAFVDVEWREILRHFCTRWLSLHPAVGRLLQSWPVLTSHFRSLETCPVALKRIFEDEEKTGATEIYLSFFYNVGCVFYLLVKKLEETKLCITDVYEEVGKFKMKMLQRRQDSFFGYQTKQLMDKQVPAQRSTQQQDFEKFYDSVITDIDKWFDFSPENVMMKLKPIGLYEELSFTDLDQVVAALKMTETVNMDQLYEEFCASREEIQKARQDTTKSTSEKWVAVFQKMGKANLINMFRIVSFVLSVPGSNAFVERVFSLMAIKWSDSRNRCSTELIKNELQISVNCDLSCKDFSLAVQKDKRLLESVKSSKKYPWKK, from the coding sequence ATGGACAAGCCTGCAAAAAAGAAAAGGCTGTGCAGCTACAACGAGCAATGGGAAGCAAAAAAGACGTGGGTTCAGCCCGTCGGCGGTGACTCGACGAAGGCCTTCTGTACCTTGTGCCGTCGGGAATTCTCAATCGGCCATGGGGGTGAGAGCGACCTAACTCAGCACGCTTCCACAGCAGTGCACAAGAAGGCCACGCTCGCTGAAGGTGCAAGCAAAGTCGCTAAATTGGTGCGCAAATCTACTGCGGAAAATGACAAAATCGCTGCAAGTGAAGCCTCGTACGTGTACCATACCGTTAAACACGGGCTCAGCTACAACAGCACCGAGTGTCTTGCTAAGCTCAACTGTGCTTTGTTTAGTGACTCCAATGTTATGAAGAAGATGCACTTGGGAAGAACGAAAGCCaagatgattacaatgaatgtttTAGGACCAAACACTGTGCGGGATATCATGGATAACCTGTTGCCGACTGAAGAAGGTGAGCCCGCGTATTTTTCAGTTGCCAGTGCCACCGATGCCCCAAACAAGGGAGATAGAAAAATGCTTCCAGTGTGCGTGAGATATTTCTCTGTGTCTGATGGGGTGCAGTGCAAGTTACTTGACTTTTATGAAGACAGTGATGAAACTGCAGATGGCATACACCGAGCTCTGATGAGCTGTCTGGAAAAGTATAAGCTGGATATTAGACAGGTCACAGCCTATGCAGCAGGTAATGCCAACGTGAACACTGGAAAACACCACTCAGTTTACCACTTATTGAGTAGTGCCAACAATCGCATTCTGAAAGCTAATTGCCCAGCTCACATAGTCCATAACGCCTGCAAGCATGCCTCTGATCAGCTGTCGGTGGATATTGAGACAATTGTTCTGAAGGTCTACAGCCACTTCTCAATATCTGCTTCCCGGAGAGAGGAACTGCGTTCATTTTTTGCTTTTGTTGATGTTGAGTGGCGTGAAATTCTGCGCCATTTTTGCACACGGTGGCTCTCTCTTCACCCAGCCGTCGGTCGTCTCCTGCAAAGCTGGCCAGTCCTCACCTCACACTTCAGGTCCCTTGAGACCTGTCCTGTGGCACTGAAGAGGATTTTCGAGGACGAAGAAAAAACTGGAGCCACTGAAATTTATCTGAGCTTTTTCTACAACGTGGGGTGTGTTTTTTATCTACTCGTAAAAAAGCTGGAGGAAACGAAGCTCTGCATCACAGATGTTTACGAGGAAGTCGGAAAGTTCAAAATGAAGATGCTTCAGCGGAGGCAGGACAGCTTTTTCGGGTACCAGACCAAGCAGCTGATGGACAAACAAGTGCCAGCACAAAGGTCCACGCAGCAACAGGACTTTGAGAAGTTCTATGACTCTGTCATTACAGACATTGACAAGTGGTTTGATTTCTCACCAGAAAATGTTATGATGAAACTGAAACCGATCGGCCTCTATGAGGAGCTGTCCTTCACTGACCTGGACCAGGTAGTGGCTGCCCTCAAAATGACAGAGACAGTCAATATGGACCAACTCTACGAAGAGTTCTGTGCCAGCCGGGAGGAAATCCAGAAAGCCAGACAGGATACCACAAAATCCACCAGTGAGAAGTGGGTGGCGGTTTTCCAGAAGATGGGGAAAGCCAACTTGATCAACATGTTCAGGATTGTCTCGTTTGTCCTCAGTGTGCCAGGCTCAAATGCCTTTGTAGAGAGGGTCTTCTCTCTGATGGCCATTAAATGGTCAGACTCCAGAAACAGATGCAGCACAGAGCtgatcaaaaatgaacttcaaatATCTGTGAACTGCGACTTGTCATGTAAGGACTTCTCTCTGgctgtgcaaaaagacaaaagacTGCTTGAATCGGTCAAGAGCAGCAAGAAATATCCATGGAAAAAGTAG